The following coding sequences lie in one Heliangelus exortis chromosome 6, bHelExo1.hap1, whole genome shotgun sequence genomic window:
- the PLCD4 gene encoding 1-phosphatidylinositol 4,5-bisphosphate phosphodiesterase delta-4 isoform X1 gives MSPSAAGGSPCAEPPMLQLASITPFPTIGHHWSSLRRAPSPLWCVCGEGTAPWLGQAWAHLGHARSLDCRRGGGRAMASLRCNSRIQLTDTLEQMQQGTLMRKVKSKNWKKQRYFKLQDDCMTIWYQSKRTGKTESAFSISDVETVREGHQSEVLQSLAEEFPPERCFTIVFYGRRGNLDLIAGSAEEAQCWVQGLRQLIEVATSMDQREKIDQWVCDWFQKADKNKDGRMNFKEVQRLLKMMNVDMNEDHAMRLFQAADRSESGTLEGEEFVLFYKALTQREEVLSLFQDFSEDGKKLTLLELVDFLQQEQLEDEGTEELAMELIDKYEPSETARARHVLSADGFLMYLCSPEGSIFNPHHRELWQDMTQPLSHYFISSSHNTYLIEDQIRGQSSIEGYIRALKRGCRCLEVDCWDGPNGEPMVYHGHTFTSKIPFREVVSTLGKYAFKTSDYPVILSLENHCSMEQQEVLAQQLKDILGEQLLTTTTDGHVPTRLPSPEELKHKILLKGKKIGRLEDMLDGPGHEAADVSDDDNGAEAEEERRRMKKDKESLAQALSDCVVYCKSVSFRGFHGARGHARPSEISSLSEAKARKLIRDAGNEFVRHNAWQLTRIYPSGMRTDSSNYSPQEMWNVGCQIVALNFQTAGMEMDLCDGLFSQNGRCGYVLKPPFMRDKDTVFNPSDPDSWEGPGPTTLTIQVISGQQLPKVANSKDGAIIDPLVRVEIHGVPADQVHQETKHIENNGFNPRWDETLQFQLHVPELALVRFVVEDYDKTSRNDFVGQFTLPFANIKPGYRHIHLLSKDGTRMPPSSLFVHIRITEPPSSEQD, from the exons ATGTCCCCGTCAGCTGCCGGCGGGTCCCCCTGCGCGG aacctcctatgctccaacttgcatCCATTACCCCTTTTCCTACCATTGGTCATCACtggtcatcactgagaagagcacCATCACCTctttggtgtgtgtgtggggaaggCACGGCTCCATGGCTGGGGCAGGCCTGGGCACACTTGGGCCATGCTAGGAGCCT cGACTGCCGGCgtggaggaggcagagccatGGCATCGCTGCGGTGTAATTCCC GCATCCAGCTGACAGACACGCTGGAGCAGATGCAGCAGGGGACGCTGATGCGCAAAGTCAAGTCCAAGAACTGGAAGAAGCAGCGTTACTTCAAGCTGCAAGATGATTGCATGACCATCTGGTACCAGTCCAAGAGGACAGGCAAAACTGAGTCTGCCT tcTCCATCAGCGATGTGGAGACGGTGCGGGAAGGGCACCAGTCAGAGGTGCTACAGAGCCTGGCTGAGGAGTTCCCCCCTGAGCGCTGCTTCACCATTGTCTTCTATGGCCGCCGGGGAAACCTGGACCTCATTGCTGGCTCAGCGGAGGAGGCACAGTGCTGGGTCCAGGGCCTGCGCCAGCTCATTGAGGTGGCCACCAGCATGGACCAAAGGGAGAAGATAGACCAAT GGGTTTGTGACTGGTTCCAAAAAGCTGACAAGAATAAGGATGGGCGCATGAACTTCAAAGAGGTGCAGCGTCTTCTCAAAATGATGAATGTGGACATGAATGAGGATCATGCCATGCGGCTCTTCCAG GCTGCTGACAGGTCAGAGTCAGGAACGCTGGAAGGGGAGGAGTTTGTGCTCTTCTACAAGGCCCTGACACAACGTGAGGAAGTGCTGAGCCTATTCCAGGACTTCTCTGAGGACGGGAAGAAGCTGACACTACTGGAACTGGTGGatttcctgcagcaggagcagctggaggatgAGGGCACGGAGGAGCTGGCCATGGAACTCATCGACAAGTACGAGCCATCAGAGACAG cccgGGCTCGCCACGTGCTGAGTGCTGATGGGTTCCTCATGTACCTCTGCTCCCCGGAGGGCTCCATCTTCAACCCGCATCACCGGGAACTGTGGCAGGACATGACCCAGCCACTCAGCCACTACTTCATCTCCTCCTCTCACAACACCTACCTGATAGAGGACCAGATCCGGGGCCAGAGTAGCATTGAGGGCTACATCAG GGCTCTGAAAAGGGGCTGCCGATGCCTGGAGGTGGATTGCTGGGATGGGCCGAATGGGGAGCCCATGGTGTACCACGGCCACACCTTCACCTCCAAGATCCCTTTCCGAGAGGTGGTGAGCACCCTGGGGAAGTATGCCTTCAAG ACCTCAGACTACCCAGTGATACTGTCCCTGGAGAACCACTGCAGCATGGAGCAACAGGAGGTCCTGGCCCAGCAGCTCAAGGACATCCTGGGCGAACAgctcctcaccaccaccactgaTGGGCATGTCCCCACCCGGCTCCCATCCCCAGAG gagctgaagcACAAGATCCTgctaaaaggaaagaagattGGGCGGCTGGAGGACATGCTGGATGGGCCAGGGCACGAGGCAGCTGATGTGTCTGATGATGATAatggggcagaggcagaggaggagaggcgGAGGATGAAg AAGGACAAGGAGAGCCTGGCGCAGGCACTGTCTGACTGTGTCGTCTACTGCAAGAGTGTGTCCTTCCGGGGCTTCCATGGGGCCCGTGGCCATGCCCGGCCATCTGAGATCTCCTCCCTTTCTGAAGCCAAGGCCAGGAAGCTCATTCGGGATGCAG GGAATGAGTTTGTCCGCCACAATGCCTGGCAGCTGACACGGATCTACCCCAGTGGGATGCGGACTGATTCCTCCAACTACAGCCCCCAGGAGATGTGGAATGTGGGGTGCCAGATTG TGGCCCTGAACTTCCAGACGGCTGGCATGGAGATGGACCTGTGTGATGGGCTCTTCAGCCAGAATGGCCGCTGTGGCTATGTGCTCAAACCACCATTCATGAGGGACAAGGACACTGTCTTCAACCCCAGTGACCCTGACAGCTGGGAGGGCCCTGGCCCCACAACCCTGACAATTCAG GTGATcagtgggcagcagctgcccaaGGTGGCCAACAGCAAGGATGGAGCCATCATTGACCCACTGGTGCGTGTGGAGATCCACGGAGTCCCAGCGGACCAGGTGCACCAGGAGACCAAGCACATTGAGAACAATG gGTTTAACCCCCGCTGGGATGAGACGCTCCAGTTCCAGCTCCATGTGCCCGAGTTGGCCCTTGTCCGCTTTGTGGTGGAAGATTATGACAAGACCTCCAGGAATGACTTTGTGGGCCAGTTTACCTTACCCTTCGCCAACATCAAACCTG GGTACCGCCACATCCATCTCCTCTCCAAGGATGGAACAAGGATGCCACCCTCTTCGCTCTTTGTCCACATCCGCATCACTGAGCCGCCCAGCTCCGAGCAGGACTGA
- the PLCD4 gene encoding 1-phosphatidylinositol 4,5-bisphosphate phosphodiesterase delta-4 isoform X4, whose product MAQESGDCRRGGGRAMASLRCNSRIQLTDTLEQMQQGTLMRKVKSKNWKKQRYFKLQDDCMTIWYQSKRTGKTESAFSISDVETVREGHQSEVLQSLAEEFPPERCFTIVFYGRRGNLDLIAGSAEEAQCWVQGLRQLIEVATSMDQREKIDQWVCDWFQKADKNKDGRMNFKEVQRLLKMMNVDMNEDHAMRLFQAADRSESGTLEGEEFVLFYKALTQREEVLSLFQDFSEDGKKLTLLELVDFLQQEQLEDEGTEELAMELIDKYEPSETARARHVLSADGFLMYLCSPEGSIFNPHHRELWQDMTQPLSHYFISSSHNTYLIEDQIRGQSSIEGYIRALKRGCRCLEVDCWDGPNGEPMVYHGHTFTSKIPFREVVSTLGKYAFKTSDYPVILSLENHCSMEQQEVLAQQLKDILGEQLLTTTTDGHVPTRLPSPEELKHKILLKGKKIGRLEDMLDGPGHEAADVSDDDNGAEAEEERRRMKKDKESLAQALSDCVVYCKSVSFRGFHGARGHARPSEISSLSEAKARKLIRDAGNEFVRHNAWQLTRIYPSGMRTDSSNYSPQEMWNVGCQIVALNFQTAGMEMDLCDGLFSQNGRCGYVLKPPFMRDKDTVFNPSDPDSWEGPGPTTLTIQVISGQQLPKVANSKDGAIIDPLVRVEIHGVPADQVHQETKHIENNGFNPRWDETLQFQLHVPELALVRFVVEDYDKTSRNDFVGQFTLPFANIKPGYRHIHLLSKDGTRMPPSSLFVHIRITEPPSSEQD is encoded by the exons ATGGCACAGGAGAGCGG cGACTGCCGGCgtggaggaggcagagccatGGCATCGCTGCGGTGTAATTCCC GCATCCAGCTGACAGACACGCTGGAGCAGATGCAGCAGGGGACGCTGATGCGCAAAGTCAAGTCCAAGAACTGGAAGAAGCAGCGTTACTTCAAGCTGCAAGATGATTGCATGACCATCTGGTACCAGTCCAAGAGGACAGGCAAAACTGAGTCTGCCT tcTCCATCAGCGATGTGGAGACGGTGCGGGAAGGGCACCAGTCAGAGGTGCTACAGAGCCTGGCTGAGGAGTTCCCCCCTGAGCGCTGCTTCACCATTGTCTTCTATGGCCGCCGGGGAAACCTGGACCTCATTGCTGGCTCAGCGGAGGAGGCACAGTGCTGGGTCCAGGGCCTGCGCCAGCTCATTGAGGTGGCCACCAGCATGGACCAAAGGGAGAAGATAGACCAAT GGGTTTGTGACTGGTTCCAAAAAGCTGACAAGAATAAGGATGGGCGCATGAACTTCAAAGAGGTGCAGCGTCTTCTCAAAATGATGAATGTGGACATGAATGAGGATCATGCCATGCGGCTCTTCCAG GCTGCTGACAGGTCAGAGTCAGGAACGCTGGAAGGGGAGGAGTTTGTGCTCTTCTACAAGGCCCTGACACAACGTGAGGAAGTGCTGAGCCTATTCCAGGACTTCTCTGAGGACGGGAAGAAGCTGACACTACTGGAACTGGTGGatttcctgcagcaggagcagctggaggatgAGGGCACGGAGGAGCTGGCCATGGAACTCATCGACAAGTACGAGCCATCAGAGACAG cccgGGCTCGCCACGTGCTGAGTGCTGATGGGTTCCTCATGTACCTCTGCTCCCCGGAGGGCTCCATCTTCAACCCGCATCACCGGGAACTGTGGCAGGACATGACCCAGCCACTCAGCCACTACTTCATCTCCTCCTCTCACAACACCTACCTGATAGAGGACCAGATCCGGGGCCAGAGTAGCATTGAGGGCTACATCAG GGCTCTGAAAAGGGGCTGCCGATGCCTGGAGGTGGATTGCTGGGATGGGCCGAATGGGGAGCCCATGGTGTACCACGGCCACACCTTCACCTCCAAGATCCCTTTCCGAGAGGTGGTGAGCACCCTGGGGAAGTATGCCTTCAAG ACCTCAGACTACCCAGTGATACTGTCCCTGGAGAACCACTGCAGCATGGAGCAACAGGAGGTCCTGGCCCAGCAGCTCAAGGACATCCTGGGCGAACAgctcctcaccaccaccactgaTGGGCATGTCCCCACCCGGCTCCCATCCCCAGAG gagctgaagcACAAGATCCTgctaaaaggaaagaagattGGGCGGCTGGAGGACATGCTGGATGGGCCAGGGCACGAGGCAGCTGATGTGTCTGATGATGATAatggggcagaggcagaggaggagaggcgGAGGATGAAg AAGGACAAGGAGAGCCTGGCGCAGGCACTGTCTGACTGTGTCGTCTACTGCAAGAGTGTGTCCTTCCGGGGCTTCCATGGGGCCCGTGGCCATGCCCGGCCATCTGAGATCTCCTCCCTTTCTGAAGCCAAGGCCAGGAAGCTCATTCGGGATGCAG GGAATGAGTTTGTCCGCCACAATGCCTGGCAGCTGACACGGATCTACCCCAGTGGGATGCGGACTGATTCCTCCAACTACAGCCCCCAGGAGATGTGGAATGTGGGGTGCCAGATTG TGGCCCTGAACTTCCAGACGGCTGGCATGGAGATGGACCTGTGTGATGGGCTCTTCAGCCAGAATGGCCGCTGTGGCTATGTGCTCAAACCACCATTCATGAGGGACAAGGACACTGTCTTCAACCCCAGTGACCCTGACAGCTGGGAGGGCCCTGGCCCCACAACCCTGACAATTCAG GTGATcagtgggcagcagctgcccaaGGTGGCCAACAGCAAGGATGGAGCCATCATTGACCCACTGGTGCGTGTGGAGATCCACGGAGTCCCAGCGGACCAGGTGCACCAGGAGACCAAGCACATTGAGAACAATG gGTTTAACCCCCGCTGGGATGAGACGCTCCAGTTCCAGCTCCATGTGCCCGAGTTGGCCCTTGTCCGCTTTGTGGTGGAAGATTATGACAAGACCTCCAGGAATGACTTTGTGGGCCAGTTTACCTTACCCTTCGCCAACATCAAACCTG GGTACCGCCACATCCATCTCCTCTCCAAGGATGGAACAAGGATGCCACCCTCTTCGCTCTTTGTCCACATCCGCATCACTGAGCCGCCCAGCTCCGAGCAGGACTGA
- the PLCD4 gene encoding 1-phosphatidylinositol 4,5-bisphosphate phosphodiesterase delta-4 isoform X3 — translation MLQLASITPFPTIGHHWSSLRRAPSPLWCVCGEGTAPWLGQAWAHLGHARSLDCRRGGGRAMASLRCNSRIQLTDTLEQMQQGTLMRKVKSKNWKKQRYFKLQDDCMTIWYQSKRTGKTESAFSISDVETVREGHQSEVLQSLAEEFPPERCFTIVFYGRRGNLDLIAGSAEEAQCWVQGLRQLIEVATSMDQREKIDQWVCDWFQKADKNKDGRMNFKEVQRLLKMMNVDMNEDHAMRLFQAADRSESGTLEGEEFVLFYKALTQREEVLSLFQDFSEDGKKLTLLELVDFLQQEQLEDEGTEELAMELIDKYEPSETARARHVLSADGFLMYLCSPEGSIFNPHHRELWQDMTQPLSHYFISSSHNTYLIEDQIRGQSSIEGYIRALKRGCRCLEVDCWDGPNGEPMVYHGHTFTSKIPFREVVSTLGKYAFKTSDYPVILSLENHCSMEQQEVLAQQLKDILGEQLLTTTTDGHVPTRLPSPEELKHKILLKGKKIGRLEDMLDGPGHEAADVSDDDNGAEAEEERRRMKKDKESLAQALSDCVVYCKSVSFRGFHGARGHARPSEISSLSEAKARKLIRDAGNEFVRHNAWQLTRIYPSGMRTDSSNYSPQEMWNVGCQIVALNFQTAGMEMDLCDGLFSQNGRCGYVLKPPFMRDKDTVFNPSDPDSWEGPGPTTLTIQVISGQQLPKVANSKDGAIIDPLVRVEIHGVPADQVHQETKHIENNGFNPRWDETLQFQLHVPELALVRFVVEDYDKTSRNDFVGQFTLPFANIKPGYRHIHLLSKDGTRMPPSSLFVHIRITEPPSSEQD, via the exons atgctccaacttgcatCCATTACCCCTTTTCCTACCATTGGTCATCACtggtcatcactgagaagagcacCATCACCTctttggtgtgtgtgtggggaaggCACGGCTCCATGGCTGGGGCAGGCCTGGGCACACTTGGGCCATGCTAGGAGCCT cGACTGCCGGCgtggaggaggcagagccatGGCATCGCTGCGGTGTAATTCCC GCATCCAGCTGACAGACACGCTGGAGCAGATGCAGCAGGGGACGCTGATGCGCAAAGTCAAGTCCAAGAACTGGAAGAAGCAGCGTTACTTCAAGCTGCAAGATGATTGCATGACCATCTGGTACCAGTCCAAGAGGACAGGCAAAACTGAGTCTGCCT tcTCCATCAGCGATGTGGAGACGGTGCGGGAAGGGCACCAGTCAGAGGTGCTACAGAGCCTGGCTGAGGAGTTCCCCCCTGAGCGCTGCTTCACCATTGTCTTCTATGGCCGCCGGGGAAACCTGGACCTCATTGCTGGCTCAGCGGAGGAGGCACAGTGCTGGGTCCAGGGCCTGCGCCAGCTCATTGAGGTGGCCACCAGCATGGACCAAAGGGAGAAGATAGACCAAT GGGTTTGTGACTGGTTCCAAAAAGCTGACAAGAATAAGGATGGGCGCATGAACTTCAAAGAGGTGCAGCGTCTTCTCAAAATGATGAATGTGGACATGAATGAGGATCATGCCATGCGGCTCTTCCAG GCTGCTGACAGGTCAGAGTCAGGAACGCTGGAAGGGGAGGAGTTTGTGCTCTTCTACAAGGCCCTGACACAACGTGAGGAAGTGCTGAGCCTATTCCAGGACTTCTCTGAGGACGGGAAGAAGCTGACACTACTGGAACTGGTGGatttcctgcagcaggagcagctggaggatgAGGGCACGGAGGAGCTGGCCATGGAACTCATCGACAAGTACGAGCCATCAGAGACAG cccgGGCTCGCCACGTGCTGAGTGCTGATGGGTTCCTCATGTACCTCTGCTCCCCGGAGGGCTCCATCTTCAACCCGCATCACCGGGAACTGTGGCAGGACATGACCCAGCCACTCAGCCACTACTTCATCTCCTCCTCTCACAACACCTACCTGATAGAGGACCAGATCCGGGGCCAGAGTAGCATTGAGGGCTACATCAG GGCTCTGAAAAGGGGCTGCCGATGCCTGGAGGTGGATTGCTGGGATGGGCCGAATGGGGAGCCCATGGTGTACCACGGCCACACCTTCACCTCCAAGATCCCTTTCCGAGAGGTGGTGAGCACCCTGGGGAAGTATGCCTTCAAG ACCTCAGACTACCCAGTGATACTGTCCCTGGAGAACCACTGCAGCATGGAGCAACAGGAGGTCCTGGCCCAGCAGCTCAAGGACATCCTGGGCGAACAgctcctcaccaccaccactgaTGGGCATGTCCCCACCCGGCTCCCATCCCCAGAG gagctgaagcACAAGATCCTgctaaaaggaaagaagattGGGCGGCTGGAGGACATGCTGGATGGGCCAGGGCACGAGGCAGCTGATGTGTCTGATGATGATAatggggcagaggcagaggaggagaggcgGAGGATGAAg AAGGACAAGGAGAGCCTGGCGCAGGCACTGTCTGACTGTGTCGTCTACTGCAAGAGTGTGTCCTTCCGGGGCTTCCATGGGGCCCGTGGCCATGCCCGGCCATCTGAGATCTCCTCCCTTTCTGAAGCCAAGGCCAGGAAGCTCATTCGGGATGCAG GGAATGAGTTTGTCCGCCACAATGCCTGGCAGCTGACACGGATCTACCCCAGTGGGATGCGGACTGATTCCTCCAACTACAGCCCCCAGGAGATGTGGAATGTGGGGTGCCAGATTG TGGCCCTGAACTTCCAGACGGCTGGCATGGAGATGGACCTGTGTGATGGGCTCTTCAGCCAGAATGGCCGCTGTGGCTATGTGCTCAAACCACCATTCATGAGGGACAAGGACACTGTCTTCAACCCCAGTGACCCTGACAGCTGGGAGGGCCCTGGCCCCACAACCCTGACAATTCAG GTGATcagtgggcagcagctgcccaaGGTGGCCAACAGCAAGGATGGAGCCATCATTGACCCACTGGTGCGTGTGGAGATCCACGGAGTCCCAGCGGACCAGGTGCACCAGGAGACCAAGCACATTGAGAACAATG gGTTTAACCCCCGCTGGGATGAGACGCTCCAGTTCCAGCTCCATGTGCCCGAGTTGGCCCTTGTCCGCTTTGTGGTGGAAGATTATGACAAGACCTCCAGGAATGACTTTGTGGGCCAGTTTACCTTACCCTTCGCCAACATCAAACCTG GGTACCGCCACATCCATCTCCTCTCCAAGGATGGAACAAGGATGCCACCCTCTTCGCTCTTTGTCCACATCCGCATCACTGAGCCGCCCAGCTCCGAGCAGGACTGA
- the PLCD4 gene encoding 1-phosphatidylinositol 4,5-bisphosphate phosphodiesterase delta-4 isoform X5 yields the protein MASLRCNSRIQLTDTLEQMQQGTLMRKVKSKNWKKQRYFKLQDDCMTIWYQSKRTGKTESAFSISDVETVREGHQSEVLQSLAEEFPPERCFTIVFYGRRGNLDLIAGSAEEAQCWVQGLRQLIEVATSMDQREKIDQWVCDWFQKADKNKDGRMNFKEVQRLLKMMNVDMNEDHAMRLFQAADRSESGTLEGEEFVLFYKALTQREEVLSLFQDFSEDGKKLTLLELVDFLQQEQLEDEGTEELAMELIDKYEPSETARARHVLSADGFLMYLCSPEGSIFNPHHRELWQDMTQPLSHYFISSSHNTYLIEDQIRGQSSIEGYIRALKRGCRCLEVDCWDGPNGEPMVYHGHTFTSKIPFREVVSTLGKYAFKTSDYPVILSLENHCSMEQQEVLAQQLKDILGEQLLTTTTDGHVPTRLPSPEELKHKILLKGKKIGRLEDMLDGPGHEAADVSDDDNGAEAEEERRRMKKDKESLAQALSDCVVYCKSVSFRGFHGARGHARPSEISSLSEAKARKLIRDAGNEFVRHNAWQLTRIYPSGMRTDSSNYSPQEMWNVGCQIVALNFQTAGMEMDLCDGLFSQNGRCGYVLKPPFMRDKDTVFNPSDPDSWEGPGPTTLTIQVISGQQLPKVANSKDGAIIDPLVRVEIHGVPADQVHQETKHIENNGFNPRWDETLQFQLHVPELALVRFVVEDYDKTSRNDFVGQFTLPFANIKPGYRHIHLLSKDGTRMPPSSLFVHIRITEPPSSEQD from the exons atGGCATCGCTGCGGTGTAATTCCC GCATCCAGCTGACAGACACGCTGGAGCAGATGCAGCAGGGGACGCTGATGCGCAAAGTCAAGTCCAAGAACTGGAAGAAGCAGCGTTACTTCAAGCTGCAAGATGATTGCATGACCATCTGGTACCAGTCCAAGAGGACAGGCAAAACTGAGTCTGCCT tcTCCATCAGCGATGTGGAGACGGTGCGGGAAGGGCACCAGTCAGAGGTGCTACAGAGCCTGGCTGAGGAGTTCCCCCCTGAGCGCTGCTTCACCATTGTCTTCTATGGCCGCCGGGGAAACCTGGACCTCATTGCTGGCTCAGCGGAGGAGGCACAGTGCTGGGTCCAGGGCCTGCGCCAGCTCATTGAGGTGGCCACCAGCATGGACCAAAGGGAGAAGATAGACCAAT GGGTTTGTGACTGGTTCCAAAAAGCTGACAAGAATAAGGATGGGCGCATGAACTTCAAAGAGGTGCAGCGTCTTCTCAAAATGATGAATGTGGACATGAATGAGGATCATGCCATGCGGCTCTTCCAG GCTGCTGACAGGTCAGAGTCAGGAACGCTGGAAGGGGAGGAGTTTGTGCTCTTCTACAAGGCCCTGACACAACGTGAGGAAGTGCTGAGCCTATTCCAGGACTTCTCTGAGGACGGGAAGAAGCTGACACTACTGGAACTGGTGGatttcctgcagcaggagcagctggaggatgAGGGCACGGAGGAGCTGGCCATGGAACTCATCGACAAGTACGAGCCATCAGAGACAG cccgGGCTCGCCACGTGCTGAGTGCTGATGGGTTCCTCATGTACCTCTGCTCCCCGGAGGGCTCCATCTTCAACCCGCATCACCGGGAACTGTGGCAGGACATGACCCAGCCACTCAGCCACTACTTCATCTCCTCCTCTCACAACACCTACCTGATAGAGGACCAGATCCGGGGCCAGAGTAGCATTGAGGGCTACATCAG GGCTCTGAAAAGGGGCTGCCGATGCCTGGAGGTGGATTGCTGGGATGGGCCGAATGGGGAGCCCATGGTGTACCACGGCCACACCTTCACCTCCAAGATCCCTTTCCGAGAGGTGGTGAGCACCCTGGGGAAGTATGCCTTCAAG ACCTCAGACTACCCAGTGATACTGTCCCTGGAGAACCACTGCAGCATGGAGCAACAGGAGGTCCTGGCCCAGCAGCTCAAGGACATCCTGGGCGAACAgctcctcaccaccaccactgaTGGGCATGTCCCCACCCGGCTCCCATCCCCAGAG gagctgaagcACAAGATCCTgctaaaaggaaagaagattGGGCGGCTGGAGGACATGCTGGATGGGCCAGGGCACGAGGCAGCTGATGTGTCTGATGATGATAatggggcagaggcagaggaggagaggcgGAGGATGAAg AAGGACAAGGAGAGCCTGGCGCAGGCACTGTCTGACTGTGTCGTCTACTGCAAGAGTGTGTCCTTCCGGGGCTTCCATGGGGCCCGTGGCCATGCCCGGCCATCTGAGATCTCCTCCCTTTCTGAAGCCAAGGCCAGGAAGCTCATTCGGGATGCAG GGAATGAGTTTGTCCGCCACAATGCCTGGCAGCTGACACGGATCTACCCCAGTGGGATGCGGACTGATTCCTCCAACTACAGCCCCCAGGAGATGTGGAATGTGGGGTGCCAGATTG TGGCCCTGAACTTCCAGACGGCTGGCATGGAGATGGACCTGTGTGATGGGCTCTTCAGCCAGAATGGCCGCTGTGGCTATGTGCTCAAACCACCATTCATGAGGGACAAGGACACTGTCTTCAACCCCAGTGACCCTGACAGCTGGGAGGGCCCTGGCCCCACAACCCTGACAATTCAG GTGATcagtgggcagcagctgcccaaGGTGGCCAACAGCAAGGATGGAGCCATCATTGACCCACTGGTGCGTGTGGAGATCCACGGAGTCCCAGCGGACCAGGTGCACCAGGAGACCAAGCACATTGAGAACAATG gGTTTAACCCCCGCTGGGATGAGACGCTCCAGTTCCAGCTCCATGTGCCCGAGTTGGCCCTTGTCCGCTTTGTGGTGGAAGATTATGACAAGACCTCCAGGAATGACTTTGTGGGCCAGTTTACCTTACCCTTCGCCAACATCAAACCTG GGTACCGCCACATCCATCTCCTCTCCAAGGATGGAACAAGGATGCCACCCTCTTCGCTCTTTGTCCACATCCGCATCACTGAGCCGCCCAGCTCCGAGCAGGACTGA